In Mus caroli chromosome 19, CAROLI_EIJ_v1.1, whole genome shotgun sequence, a genomic segment contains:
- the Drap1 gene encoding dr1-associated corepressor isoform X1 produces MPSKKKKYNARFPPARIKKIMQTDEEIGKVAAAVPVIISRALELFLESLLKKACQVTQSRNAKTMTTSHLKQCIELEQQFDFLKDLVASVPDMQGDGEDNHVDGDKGPRRWTVPSRRGRKPGSGRKNGGTGSKGKDKKLSGTDSEQEDESEDTDTDGEEETPQPPPQASHPPAHFESPPTPFIPFTSPLPLPPAPPGPSAADAEDEEDYDS; encoded by the exons ATGCCAAGCAAGAAGAAGAAGTATAACGCGCGGTTTCCGCCG GCGCGGATCAAGAAGATCATGCAGACGGACGAAGAGATTGGGAAGGTGGCGGCAGCTGTGCCTGTCATCATCT CCCGGGCCCTTGAGCTCTTCCTGGAGTCCCTGTTGAAGAAGGCTTGCCAGGTGACCCAGTCTCGAAATGCCAAAACCATGACCACGTCCCACCT GAAGCAGTGCATTGAACTCGAGCAGCAGTTTGACTTCTTGAAAGACTTGGTGGCATCAGTGCCTGACatgcagggggatggggaggacaACCACGTGGATGGGGACAAGGGTCCTCGAAG ATGGACTGTACCTTCCCGAAGGGGCCGGAAACCGGGCAGCGGCAGGAAGAACGGAGGCACAGGAAGCAAAGGCAAAGACAAGAAGCTGTCCGGGACAGACTCAGAGCAGGAG GATGAGTCTGAGGACACAGATACTGATGGGGAAGAAGAGACACCACAGCCTCCACCCCAAGCCAGTCACCCTCCTGCCCACTTTGAGAG CCCTCCAACTCCCTTCATACCCTTCACATCTCCCCTGCCGTTGCCGCCAGCACCCCCCGGCCCCTCAGCAGCCGATGCAGAGGATGAAGAGGATTATGACTCCTAG
- the Drap1 gene encoding dr1-associated corepressor isoform X2, whose amino-acid sequence MPSKKKKYNARFPPARIKKIMQTDEEIGKVAAAVPVIISRALELFLESLLKKACQVTQSRNAKTMTTSHLKQCIELEQQFDFLKDLVASVPDMQGDGEDNHVDGDKGPRRGRKPGSGRKNGGTGSKGKDKKLSGTDSEQEDESEDTDTDGEEETPQPPPQASHPPAHFESPPTPFIPFTSPLPLPPAPPGPSAADAEDEEDYDS is encoded by the exons ATGCCAAGCAAGAAGAAGAAGTATAACGCGCGGTTTCCGCCG GCGCGGATCAAGAAGATCATGCAGACGGACGAAGAGATTGGGAAGGTGGCGGCAGCTGTGCCTGTCATCATCT CCCGGGCCCTTGAGCTCTTCCTGGAGTCCCTGTTGAAGAAGGCTTGCCAGGTGACCCAGTCTCGAAATGCCAAAACCATGACCACGTCCCACCT GAAGCAGTGCATTGAACTCGAGCAGCAGTTTGACTTCTTGAAAGACTTGGTGGCATCAGTGCCTGACatgcagggggatggggaggacaACCACGTGGATGGGGACAAGGGTCCTCGAAG GGGCCGGAAACCGGGCAGCGGCAGGAAGAACGGAGGCACAGGAAGCAAAGGCAAAGACAAGAAGCTGTCCGGGACAGACTCAGAGCAGGAG GATGAGTCTGAGGACACAGATACTGATGGGGAAGAAGAGACACCACAGCCTCCACCCCAAGCCAGTCACCCTCCTGCCCACTTTGAGAG CCCTCCAACTCCCTTCATACCCTTCACATCTCCCCTGCCGTTGCCGCCAGCACCCCCCGGCCCCTCAGCAGCCGATGCAGAGGATGAAGAGGATTATGACTCCTAG
- the C19H11orf68 gene encoding UPF0696 protein C11orf68 homolog isoform X2, giving the protein MAAAAAAVAGAGRGGGGGGGGADAGQERSRARSWVGAERSEGRSSLTTGWNQMRSWKRKTLQVAGRMALLLSTWLQRPWQLIWTPGWYLMPVPHLPQSWMPGWPSTHHLKLLAMGTQVHPILNLWAGLQPMGRVTPPTQGMYKGCRRPGRLCRPVGDPSHQVPCASWPSPTMCSPASG; this is encoded by the exons atggcggcggcggcggcggccgtgGCAGGGGCGGGGCGCGGCGggggtggcggcggcggcggtgcaGACGCCGGGCAGGAACGGAGCCGGGCCCGAAGTTGGGTTGGCGCGGAACGGAGTGAAGGCCGGAG TTCCCTCACAACAGGATggaaccaaatgaggagctggaaGAGGAAGACTCTCCAGGTGGCCGGGAGGATGGCTTTACTGCTGAGCACCtggctgcagaggccatggcagCTGATATGGACCCCTGGCTGGTATTTGATGCCCGTACCACACCTGCCACAGAGCTGGATGCCTGGTTGGCCAAGTACCCACCATCTCAAGTTACTCGCTATGGGGACCCAGGTTCACCCAATTCTGAACCTGTGGGCTGGATTGCAGCCTATGGGCAGGGTTACACCCCCAACTCAGGGGATGTACAAGGGCTGCAGGCGGCCTGGGAGGCTCTGCAGACCAGTGGGCGACCCATCACACCAGGTACCCTGCGCCAGCTGGCCATCACCCACCATGTGCTCTCCGGCAAGTGGCTGA
- the C19H11orf68 gene encoding UPF0696 protein C11orf68 homolog isoform X1, translated as MAAAAAAVAGAGRGGGGGGGGADAGQERSRARSWVGAERSEGRRMEPNEELEEEDSPGGREDGFTAEHLAAEAMAADMDPWLVFDARTTPATELDAWLAKYPPSQVTRYGDPGSPNSEPVGWIAAYGQGYTPNSGDVQGLQAAWEALQTSGRPITPGTLRQLAITHHVLSGKWLIHLAPGFKLDHAWAGIARAVVEGRLQVAKVSPRAKEGGRQVICVYTDDFTDRLGVLEADSAIRAAGIKCLLTYKPDVYTYLGIYRANRWHLCPTLYESRFQLGGNTRGSRVLDRANNVELT; from the exons atggcggcggcggcggcggccgtgGCAGGGGCGGGGCGCGGCGggggtggcggcggcggcggtgcaGACGCCGGGCAGGAACGGAGCCGGGCCCGAAGTTGGGTTGGCGCGGAACGGAGTGAAGGCCGGAG GATggaaccaaatgaggagctggaaGAGGAAGACTCTCCAGGTGGCCGGGAGGATGGCTTTACTGCTGAGCACCtggctgcagaggccatggcagCTGATATGGACCCCTGGCTGGTATTTGATGCCCGTACCACACCTGCCACAGAGCTGGATGCCTGGTTGGCCAAGTACCCACCATCTCAAGTTACTCGCTATGGGGACCCAGGTTCACCCAATTCTGAACCTGTGGGCTGGATTGCAGCCTATGGGCAGGGTTACACCCCCAACTCAGGGGATGTACAAGGGCTGCAGGCGGCCTGGGAGGCTCTGCAGACCAGTGGGCGACCCATCACACCAGGTACCCTGCGCCAGCTGGCCATCACCCACCATGTGCTCTCCGGCAAGTGGCTGATTCACCTGGCACCTGGCTTCAAGCTGGACCACGCCTGGGCAGGCATTGCCCGGGCTGTAGTTGAGGGCCGTCTCCAGGTGGCCAAGGTGAGCCCACGGGCCAAAGAGGGTGGGCGCCAGGTCATCTGTGTTTACACGGACGACTTCACGGACCGCTTGGGTGTGCTGGAAGCAGATTCTGCCATTCGTGCTGCAGGCATTAAGTGCTTGCTCACTTACAAACCTGATGTCTACACCTACCTGGGCATCTACCGAGCCAACCGCTGGCACCTTTGCCCCACTCTCTATGAGAGCCGTTTCCAGCTTGGAGGCAATACCCGTGGCTCTCGAGTGCTGGACCGTGCCAACAATGTAGAACTGACCTAA